The genomic region TGCCTCCGCCTACAACAATGGCACTTGCTTCCTTTATCATTTCCCTCTTCCGTAAGAAGGAATAATTATGCAGTGAATCCACTTCCACTCCAAATTCGTCAAACTTCTGCTGAACCTTCTTCTGATATTGATCAAATGTAAAACTCACGGCAGCATAAGGAATAAACAAAACTTTCTTAACCTTATCTCCCAAAAAATTTTTTATGTCATCTCCGGCGTGCTCCAGATACGATTCTCCCGCATTTGTAGAATTGCTTATCAATAACAGTCTCATAAACAATGGATTTTGTGTTACCGTCAGAAATGTAAAAATACAAAAAACAGGCGGATCTTATAGCAATTTCTTTCTGCTAATTTGACAAGGCATTATCAGTAAATACAAAGTATAAAACCCTCCGCTTTTTTAACCCGAATTATTCTCAAATAATTCTGTCGCTATTGAAAAACCTGGCTTTTTGCTTCAATTTTTTTTCGCAAAAAGCCAGGTTTTTCTAATGCGGGGTTATAAAACGAAATGACCGATCATCATCAGAAACTTAGCATAAATCCAATTGTAAAAGGATATAACTGAGGTCCTTTATTTTTTTCGAACAAGGGAACGTCATAATAATTGGCGAATATTTTCAGAAATCCGTATCCGGCCCGTAATGTATAGCCATAACGGAACGGAGAAAGAAAAAAGTCACTCCTGTTTTTATCCTTGTTTTTATCTCCATCATCTCTATAAACAACTTTGGTATGGGACCCCAGTTTCATTCCCCCAATCATACCAACGGAAAAGAACAATATGTTATCGTTACTCAACCGGTTCTGATATTCAAAAATAAGAGGCACTGTGATATAAACCGTGTTTAATTTGGCTTTTTCAAGATTGTACCCTGCACGAGCAAAAGCCGAATCCACCACGATCTGATTGTCTCCTTTTTTAATGGGTAGTTGATTGTCAAAACGATAATCATTGAACTCCACTCCCATACCTGTGCCAACACCAAAAGATTTTCCGATCAGGCTAACATCATACTCGATAAAATTGAGATTCACATTCCAGCTCTTACCGGTATTCAGATCCATATAGCTGTTGTCTTCTGACAGGCTCATTGAAAAATCATTGTTTACATAATTGTTCAATCCGATTTCAAACCCTGTCCAGTGCAAGTCAAAGCCTTTACTTTTCCCAAAATCCAGGTCAAAATCATCCATATCATCGTTCCAGTCATCCTCCCAGTCTTCATAATCAGAATCCCAGGCTCCGTTTTTCTCTTTTACTTCAATACGGGTATCATCTTCATCTTCTGTGATACGGATGATTTTATCCTTAAACTTAATGTGGGTTGTATCTTTACCGGAACCAGGCTCAAGGGTATCTTCCACGGCATTATTCAAATTGTTCGGAGAATAATAAGGTTTACCAATTGTTCTTCCTGATAACTGACCTATATTATATAAAGTAATACATAAGGTCATCACTGTGATCATCAATATTTTTTTCATAGTCAGAAATTTTTGAGGATTTTTAATTCATGTTTCAATGTTCAGAGGTAGGACGGGTGGCTACGCCAATTTGTTACAGGCATCATGCCTATTTTTTTAGGTCAGTAGAAAAACTGAATGATTCCGTTTGAAAAGCCAGACTTTCCAAATTGCCTTCTTCATCATAATGACGCTTCAGAAAAATCTCTTTCCCAGTAAGCTTGCTGATGCCTTCAAAACCCAGATCAGCTATCTCCCATAAACTAAAATTCCGGACGGCGAGTTTTTCCTTAACAGGAGCCTCTATAGATGTGGCCAGAAAACGCTGCACCTTACCATAATTGTTGGATGGCTTCTCATCAATCTGAAACCTCCCCGGTATATCATCTGGTTCCACCAGATACGCATAAACAGGTTCCCGGGATATCCGAATGCTGTATTTAGTTTGTATGCGTTCAGGCATTTCTTCCTTCACTCTCCTGTTCTCAGGCTCAGGAAGAGCAATGCTCCCTTCATTCATCGGTTGATTTGAAATTCCATTATATGCTGTTGAAGAATAATTTATATTCTCTATTCCTTTTTCAACGGATTCTGAAGAAGGTAATAAATTATCTTTATATATTTTATTTTCAACTATTTTAGATGCCTCACCTATATCATCATTATAAGAAATCTCTTGCACCTCCGGGGTTAAAAAATATAACCCTACCATCAGTAATATAGAAGCAGCAAAAGCCATATATCTGGAAACGGTATTTCTATATAGGATAATGGTTCTTCCTCGCTTCAGATCAGATTTCCCCTCATATTGAAGATTTTTATCCGGTTTCAGTACGGTTTTCTTATAGCGCTCGTATTCCTTCTTTTTATCCGGAAATTCATTGATGAGCTGATTGAATTCCCGATTCTGACTTTCAGTAAGCGCCCCCTCAAGCTTGCCAATGGATAATTCATCAAAAAGGGTATAATCGGGCCGGGAAAGCGTTAATTGTTTTTTTAGTGCATCTTTGTCTTTAAAGGAATCCGTGTGCTTCTCAACGACCGGTATGTTTCTGAGCAAATCCAATTCTCTTTTCAAATCGGGATTATTTCTCAGGAAAGCCATTAGATCATCCTTCTGCCAGGAATCCAAATTCCCGTCCAGATAATCCACAAAATATAGTTCGTAATTGTTTCTGTTGATCTTCTCCATAACGTTTCTGTTTATAAAACAGCCTCCATACTCCCGATAAATTTTTTCATGGACAGTCTACCCCGATATATATATACCTTCACCTGAGATTCATTCAAACCGGTTATTTCCCCGATCTCCTGGTAGGAATATCCTTCATAATCCCTGAGCAATATTGCAGATCTCTGAATCTCAGGAAGTCGATTTAGTGCCTGCTCCAGTATATCGCTCAATCCCCTGTATTGGTCCGTATAGGAATAGTCATTAAAATTGATCTCATCCAGGCCGGTCAGTCGCTTTTCTTTTCGGATCAAATCAATCATGGTATGATAAGCTGTAGTGAACAAATAGGATTTGGCTTTTTCCGCGGATACATTGTCGGCATGGATCCATAATTTTTCATAGGTATCCTGGACAACATCCCTGGCTTTTTCTTCTTCTCCTATATTTTTAAGAATAAACCGGTATATCCCGTCTGAAAAGTCATCCACACATTTGTTAAACTCTTGTACAGTCATGGGTTTGATTTCAATCCGTTAAATAGAGTCTGTCTATAATATCCGCTGGCTGCGTTACGCTCGTTTTTCATGCCAGTCAATTACATCTGGCAGAGACGTACGGCCGTACGTCTCTACATTTGGCATTCAAAACTCGCAAGCCTTGCCAGCGAACATTCTAGACGAGACTCTTTCAAATCTCTTTGGCTTTATGGACAAACACTAAATAGGACGATCGAACCCATTAAATGGTTACAGGGCAATTAAAAAAAAGTTGGTAAAAACTTCTCATGGTGCACAGGCTGCTCTTTTATTATTACAAATCATCTGTTATCTTTGCAAATTATTTATAATATAGAACAGAACTCATGCCAAAAGACCTGACAAAATCCATTCATTTTTTTGAGGCATACGAATATATCTATCAGGAACCTGCAGAGGATACACTGCAAACCGATACCACGCGTACCGATACCACTTCTATTCCCCAGGATACTACTGTTCAGACGCAGCCTGTACAAACCCCGGATACAGTAAGCCAACAGGATACCATTGATCAGCCGGATACTTTGGAAAGCCTTCCAGCAGAAGAGGATGAACAGGCTGACACTCTAATCTCCGATACAACAATCAGTAAAGCAGATACGTTGCAAAAGGCGGAAGGACCTACTGAACCTCCGGTACGGCAACCGGTTCGAAGCACTCCGGAAACAACAGATACCATTGCTGATCTTTATGACATATTTGGAGTTACAGAATTGCCCATTTCCAAAAAACTATATACAGATCCTGCATATCACAACTTTCTTTACAACATCCCGGAAGTCAAACCTTCTGATAGTATGGACAGCCGGGCCATCTATCAACCCGTTAAAAAATCACCGGTTACTACCGAAGAAACAAAAGCAGAACAAATTAAAGAATTGCCCATCAACCAAGATTCTCAGGGAGACTTCGACTGGCTTACCTATGTCCTTATAGGCACTTTTCTTTTAATCGGGTGGAGCCGGCTTTTTTTTGCAAAATATTTCTCCGCTCTGATGAAAAGCTTACATTCATATAATTATGCTTCTTCTCTGTATTATGGCAAAAATTCACTGACCATAAAAGCCTCCACGTTGCTCAATCTTACTTTTTTCTTAACTGCCGGTACTTTCCTTTTTCAAACCCTGAATTACTACGAATTTTCCATACCTTTGACAGAGCCTCCCCTTCAACTTCTTGCTTTAACTGGTTTTTTTATGGTATGGTACACATGGAATTATCTGACTTCCGCATTCATTGGTTCTGTATTTTTACACCAGAATAGTTTTCAGGAATATTTTCACAACTATAACCTATACAGAAAAATTCTGGGCATTTCCCTATTTCCTGTAATTCTGGTATTACAATATATATCACCGGAATACAAAGCTGTCATCATCCTTATCGGAGCAATCCTATTTGGAATTTTATATTTCATTCACCTTTTAAGAGGTATTGTTGTTTTTATTAAGAAAAATGTTTCAATATTTTATTTGATTTTGTATCTTTGTGCTCTCGAATTTTTACCTCTTTTACTACTTTACAAAGTATTTATCAGAGGGTTATAATGTAAAATAAATTGCCCTTCAGTCCGGTAACAAATAAATTTGAACTGTGCATGAAAATAAAGAAAATCCTTGTATCTCAACCAAAACCGGAAAACAGCAAATCCCCTTACTTTGATCTGGCTGAAAAATATGGATTGCAAGTTGACTTTCGGCCATTTATCCATGTAGAAGGGATTTCTTCAAAGGAGTTTCGTAAGTCCAGGGTGAACATACTTGATCATACAGCCATTATATTTAAAAGCAGGACGGCTATTGATCATTTTTTCAGAATATGTGAAGAATTGAGGGTCAATGTGCCCGATTCCATGAAATATTTCTGTACCAGTGAAGCTTCTGCTTTTTACCTCCAAAAATATATTGTTTACCGTAAAAGAAAAATCTTTTATGGGAATGGAGATTTCAATGATCTTTTAACCATTATAAAGAAACACAAAAAGGAAAAATTTCTGGTTCCGCTTTCTGATAGCCACAAGGAAGATATCCCCCGAAAGCTGGATAAAAACAAAATAAAGTACACCAAAGCGATCTTTTACAGAACGGTTTGTTCGAATCTTACCGATCTGTCAGATGTCAATTACGATATGCTGGTATTTTATAGTCCTTCAGGCATCAAATCGCTTATGGAAAATTTCCCGGAGTTCAATCAAAATCATACCAAAATTGCAGCATTTGGAACGAAAACGGCTAAGGCCTGCAAAGATGCCGGTTTAAGGATTGATCTTAAAGCCCCCACTTCACAAGCTCCGTCTATGACAATGGCAATAGAAGAATTTTTGGAGAATGGAGAGAAGAAATGACACATAAATCTATATAAATTAATTTAAAGGTTACCTTTTTAAAGGGTAACCTTTTTTATTGATACGATACACCGCATACAGAAAGGAATTCATTCTTCCGACAGCTAAGGCCTGTAAAGGCCGGGAAAACAGGTTAACGTATTATAACACAGGAAACATCCAACTAACAAACAAATGATGAACAGCCTAAGAAAAAATGAACGGTTATCGAGTCAAAAAGAAATTGCTCTTCTTGTAAAAGAAGGAAATACTTTTTTATGCTATCCTTTTAGAATTATGTGGTCTGTTTCACGAAACGAGCGGGATCATTCCTTCCGCATTCAGTCAGCTTTTAGTGTCCCCAAAAAGAAATTCAAAAAAGCAGTGAAAAGAAATAAAATCAGGAGAAGAATGAAGGAAGCTTTCCGGCTCCAGAAAGAACCGTTCAAAAAAGAAATGACGCATCATCCGTTTACCCTTTCCCTTTTGATTATATATACGCCACACAAAGAACTGAACTATGCAAAAATCGAGGCAGGCATGAAAAAATCCTTTCAGATGCTGAAAAAGGTGCTTTCTGAAAAAACACCTTAGGCATTTTGTTGTTTTTATAAAGGAAGCGGATTAAATTTGCCTTAAATCATACTAACTCCTCATATGTTGATGTTTTATTTGTTAGAATCAAAAAATGTATAGTATAATGAAAAAGCTAGGAAAGACGAAACGGATTACAGGTATCTTTTTGCTGGTTGCTGTTGTGTTGATTGGCTTCAGTCAGAAAGATGACTTTAAGATTGCAAAAAGCCTGGACATTTATCATTCGCTGTTCAGGGAGCTTAACATTTTTTATGTAGATGAAACGAACCCTGAAGATCTGGTTGAAACGAGCATAGAGGCCATGCTGGAAAGCCTGGATCCTTATACCAAATACATTCCTGAAAAGGACATGGATGATTTTGAATTTATGACGACCGGAAACTATGGGGGAATCGGTGCTTTAATAAGACAAGATGGGGATTATGCAGTTATTTCCCAGCCTTATAAAGATTTTCCGGCTGATAAAGCGGGACTGAAAACCGGCGATGTCATCAAAAAAATCAATGGCCAGTCCATCGAGGGCTGGGAACTGGAAAAGGTAAGCAATGAGCTGAAAGGGATTCCCGACACCAAGGTAAAAATAACCATTGACCGGTTGGGCCATGAAGAGCCGTTGACAAAAGAAGTAGTAAGAGACGATCTTCATATCAACAGCGTTGCCTATCATGGAATGGCCGATGAAGAGCATGGCATTGGCTATATACGCCTTTCAAAATTTACCAGAAATGCAGGCCGGGAAGTAAGGAATGCATTTAAGGAACTGGAAGAAAACAATGAACTAAACGCAATGGTTCTGGATCTGAGAAATAACCCGGGTGGTCTGCTTAATGAAGCGGTGAACGTGGCCAATATTTTCATACCAAAGGGGGAGGAAATTGTCAGCACCAAAGGCAGGATCAAAAAGTGGAACGAAAATTACACCACCGAAAACCAGCCTCTGGACACCAACATCCGGTTAACCGTTTTGGTCAACCGGGCATCGGCCTCTGCCTCAGAAATTGTTGCCGGCGCCGTTCAGGATCTGGACCGTGGCGTAGTGATCGGCCAGAGGACCTTTGGTAAAGGATTGGTTCAAACCACACGGCCGCTGAATTACAATTCCAAACTCAAGGTTACCACTGCAAAATATTATGTTCCCAGTGGCAGGAGCATTCAGGCAAAAGATTATTCCAACCGCAATGAGGACGGCAGCGTGGGAGAAATTCCCGATTCCCTGATCAAAGAATTTACCACCAGAAACGGAAGAAAGGTATACGACGGTGGAGGCATCCGCCCGGATATCCATATAGAAACTCAGGAACCAAGCAAAATCGCAATTAGCCTGTTGACGCAAAACCTGATTTTTGATTATGCTACCCATTTTACAGTAGATCACGATACCATTCCGACGGCGGGCCAATACGAGATAAGTGATGCCACCTACTCGGATTTCAAGGAGTTTATACTGAACAGATCATGGGAATACACTACACAAAGCCAGGAGAAGCTGAAAGAATTAACCAAGACCTCCAGGCGGGAAAAATATTATGACCAAATCAGGTCAGAGCTAAAGGAGGTCAGAGAAAAGCTAGCGCCCGACAAGGAAGAAGATCTCATGCGTTTTGAATCTTCCATCAAACAATTGCTTAAAGAGGAGATTGCAGGCAGGTACTATTACCAGCAGGGAAAAATCAGGGCCAATCTGAAAGATGACAGGCAGTATGATAAATCGGTCCAGGTGAGCAGAGATCAAAAATTATATCAGAGCATCCTGACAGGAGAATATGAAAGGGACAATATAGAACTAGTACACAAATAATCCAATATGTTCCACGTGGAACAAGTGGGATTTTTAGGATGGGTGTTGAAAAATCACACAAGAAACAACCCAATGATTCATCCGGTACCGTCAACCAGTATGCTGTGTTCTAGTGCCTCGCTCTTCCTTTTGCCTTTTTTTCCGATGATGGCACGACATTAGTGACGCGTGGCACCTGCTATAATGGTGGCAGTTGCACTGATGAATGCCCTGCGAGTTCTTCCTCGTCGTGCGGGACGGTCTCTTGCCTCGGAGCCCACACCGTCGGCAACTGTTCCAACCCTTGCGTTTGTGAAGGCGATCCTCATGACGGTGGTGATGCCGTTTGCGGCACTTGCACCCCTACTGCTGCCGACTGCTCGTGCGAGGCCGGCTGGT from Bacteroidales bacterium harbors:
- a CDS encoding outer membrane beta-barrel protein; translation: MKKILMITVMTLCITLYNIGQLSGRTIGKPYYSPNNLNNAVEDTLEPGSGKDTTHIKFKDKIIRITEDEDDTRIEVKEKNGAWDSDYEDWEDDWNDDMDDFDLDFGKSKGFDLHWTGFEIGLNNYVNNDFSMSLSEDNSYMDLNTGKSWNVNLNFIEYDVSLIGKSFGVGTGMGVEFNDYRFDNQLPIKKGDNQIVVDSAFARAGYNLEKAKLNTVYITVPLIFEYQNRLSNDNILFFSVGMIGGMKLGSHTKVVYRDDGDKNKDKNRSDFFLSPFRYGYTLRAGYGFLKIFANYYDVPLFEKNKGPQLYPFTIGFMLSF
- a CDS encoding RNA polymerase sigma factor; protein product: MTVQEFNKCVDDFSDGIYRFILKNIGEEEKARDVVQDTYEKLWIHADNVSAEKAKSYLFTTAYHTMIDLIRKEKRLTGLDEINFNDYSYTDQYRGLSDILEQALNRLPEIQRSAILLRDYEGYSYQEIGEITGLNESQVKVYIYRGRLSMKKFIGSMEAVL
- a CDS encoding DUF4271 domain-containing protein; amino-acid sequence: MPKDLTKSIHFFEAYEYIYQEPAEDTLQTDTTRTDTTSIPQDTTVQTQPVQTPDTVSQQDTIDQPDTLESLPAEEDEQADTLISDTTISKADTLQKAEGPTEPPVRQPVRSTPETTDTIADLYDIFGVTELPISKKLYTDPAYHNFLYNIPEVKPSDSMDSRAIYQPVKKSPVTTEETKAEQIKELPINQDSQGDFDWLTYVLIGTFLLIGWSRLFFAKYFSALMKSLHSYNYASSLYYGKNSLTIKASTLLNLTFFLTAGTFLFQTLNYYEFSIPLTEPPLQLLALTGFFMVWYTWNYLTSAFIGSVFLHQNSFQEYFHNYNLYRKILGISLFPVILVLQYISPEYKAVIILIGAILFGILYFIHLLRGIVVFIKKNVSIFYLILYLCALEFLPLLLLYKVFIRGL
- a CDS encoding uroporphyrinogen-III synthase, producing the protein MKIKKILVSQPKPENSKSPYFDLAEKYGLQVDFRPFIHVEGISSKEFRKSRVNILDHTAIIFKSRTAIDHFFRICEELRVNVPDSMKYFCTSEASAFYLQKYIVYRKRKIFYGNGDFNDLLTIIKKHKKEKFLVPLSDSHKEDIPRKLDKNKIKYTKAIFYRTVCSNLTDLSDVNYDMLVFYSPSGIKSLMENFPEFNQNHTKIAAFGTKTAKACKDAGLRIDLKAPTSQAPSMTMAIEEFLENGEKK
- the rnpA gene encoding ribonuclease P protein component; its protein translation is MMNSLRKNERLSSQKEIALLVKEGNTFLCYPFRIMWSVSRNERDHSFRIQSAFSVPKKKFKKAVKRNKIRRRMKEAFRLQKEPFKKEMTHHPFTLSLLIIYTPHKELNYAKIEAGMKKSFQMLKKVLSEKTP
- a CDS encoding S41 family peptidase, with translation MKKLGKTKRITGIFLLVAVVLIGFSQKDDFKIAKSLDIYHSLFRELNIFYVDETNPEDLVETSIEAMLESLDPYTKYIPEKDMDDFEFMTTGNYGGIGALIRQDGDYAVISQPYKDFPADKAGLKTGDVIKKINGQSIEGWELEKVSNELKGIPDTKVKITIDRLGHEEPLTKEVVRDDLHINSVAYHGMADEEHGIGYIRLSKFTRNAGREVRNAFKELEENNELNAMVLDLRNNPGGLLNEAVNVANIFIPKGEEIVSTKGRIKKWNENYTTENQPLDTNIRLTVLVNRASASASEIVAGAVQDLDRGVVIGQRTFGKGLVQTTRPLNYNSKLKVTTAKYYVPSGRSIQAKDYSNRNEDGSVGEIPDSLIKEFTTRNGRKVYDGGGIRPDIHIETQEPSKIAISLLTQNLIFDYATHFTVDHDTIPTAGQYEISDATYSDFKEFILNRSWEYTTQSQEKLKELTKTSRREKYYDQIRSELKEVREKLAPDKEEDLMRFESSIKQLLKEEIAGRYYYQQGKIRANLKDDRQYDKSVQVSRDQKLYQSILTGEYERDNIELVHK